The sequence CCCGGTTTCAAGAAATAGTTGTTCCTGGGCCATATCATTCAACTCGGTTGAGTACATCTGGAGATTAGAACGCTCCAGACTACCCGCCCGGGAGGCAGCAGTCTCGGCGTATTTAACAAGACTGCCCGGATCCTTACTGTCTTCAGGGTATAAGGCTACACCGAAAGATGCATTAACAAAGGCTTCCCTGTCCCCGATTTCGATCGATTCTTCAAACGCTGAGTTCACCTTGTCAATTACCCGGGCAATGTTCTCGCGAACCTTAATATTCGGGAGCAGGATCAGGAGGCTTTCACGACCGAATCGGGCAATCGTGTCATCCGGTCTGATACAGCCGGCAACAGTCTCGGCGCACCGGCGAATAAGACTGTCGCTCACCGATTCCGAGTAGGTATCACAAATCTGATTGAAGTTTGCGACCTGCATTACGGCGATGGCCACCTTATTTCCGAGACGATTGGCATGAGCTATGGCCTGAATCAGCCGGTCATCGAACAGGGCCCGATTCGGCAGGTTGGTTTTCTGGTCAAAATGGGAGAGGTAATGCAGGCTCGTTTCAGCGATATTCAGTTGGCGCTCATTTTCATCGATCAGCGACACCTGTTGCCGCAGTTTGTGTGAAAAAAAGAAGATAACAGCGAGCCCGATCACCCAGAGAACCAGGGCCATCATGATCACCGGAACCGACTGTTTCCATTCCCGATCAAGAAAAGGTTCGAACGGAACCTGGACGCTGATACCGCCGCGAAAATCACCGGCCCTGGAACCGAGATCGGTGTGACATTCCTGACACGACTCTCCGAACATTAACGGAACAAGCGTCCGCGCATATTGAATACCGTTTTTACTGACCAGTTCGCTGAACCGCTCATTCCGACCCTTCCCCATCTGCGAAAGAGCTGCCTTTTCCCAACTATCGGGAGCATTATCGGGGTTGATCAGATCGAGGCTGGTAATCTTGCTGATCATGCCCGACTGGCGGTTGCTGAAATCATATACCAGGCGAGTTATACTGGTCGGACTAATCATGACAAGCCGTTGACCATCGACCGTTTCAACGTCCTGGTCATGAACAAAAGAAGGGAGAGAATCAGCGTGAGTCGCCTGATTTTCCTTTAGATAAAGACCGTCGAAACCGGAAAGCCATTTACGGTACAACATGTCCCGTTCAACAATCGATTGAGCACTGACAAACGCCTGGTTTTTCGCTTTCACATGAATATCGACAGAAAAAAAGATGATCGACATCAAAAAAACCAGGGTCCAGACCAGGGCAAAAGCCAGTGAGAACCGGTAAACTGTCTTATTCGATTTTTTAAAGTCTTCCGACATGTAGTTGGTCTCTTCCTGGCACAAACGAAAACTACCTGTCGTTCCCTTTTTCCATCCGGGCCCGCATTGCAACATTCGGATTACGGCGCAGGAGTACATTCCCGGTTTTGGTGTCAAAAATCACCTTCCGGCCCATTTCACCGTAGACATCCTGACTGACGATCTTGATCTTTTCCTCTTCGAGAGATCGCAAAGCCAACTCGACGTTCCGTTCACCAACAGCCAGGGCACCTTCGGCACGACTCCACATTGAAGCCCCGCCAAATACCTTGGCAACAAGGTCGCCGCTGCCGGCAAGGTTACGAACCTTATCGATCAATCGGGAGATGGCAACATTTCCGTACTTCGGCGTCGGCAACCCTTCACCATTCCAGAGTGGCAACAGGTAATGATTAATTCCACCGACTTCAGCCTTCGGGTGCCAGATACAAACAGCGACACAGGAGCCGAGAACGGTCGTCACCAGGTGTTGTTCCTTGTGCACGAAAATGGTGCCCGGAAACAGGTAATGGGTTTTAGTGTTCTGATCGTGTAGTGAGTTCACCATTTTCGCCTTCAGAACTGTTCTGCATCATCAAAAATAAACATGTTACCTTCACTCGCCGAATCCTTGACATCAATATCCGGTTCCTCAAAGGTAATCGTAACCGTGCATCCCTTGCCCTCTTCACTTTCAATAGAGATGTCGCCATCGAGTATTTCAACAAGCGACCGGACAATACTCAGCCCGAGGCCGTGACCACGATGGTTTTTGGTCGTACCGACATCGAGCTGTTTGAATCGATCGAAAATAGCCCCCTGGTCTTCTTTGGGGATCCCTTGACCATCATCTTTAACAATCAGCTTCAGAACCCCCGCATCCGTTTCGGCGACCACTGAAACATTGCCGTTATCAGGGCAGAATTCAACCGCATTGCCTAG is a genomic window of Desulfuromonas sp. containing:
- a CDS encoding chemotaxis protein CheD; amino-acid sequence: MVNSLHDQNTKTHYLFPGTIFVHKEQHLVTTVLGSCVAVCIWHPKAEVGGINHYLLPLWNGEGLPTPKYGNVAISRLIDKVRNLAGSGDLVAKVFGGASMWSRAEGALAVGERNVELALRSLEEEKIKIVSQDVYGEMGRKVIFDTKTGNVLLRRNPNVAMRARMEKGNDR